From one Triticum aestivum cultivar Chinese Spring chromosome 4B, IWGSC CS RefSeq v2.1, whole genome shotgun sequence genomic stretch:
- the LOC123090250 gene encoding GEM-like protein 1: protein RPGTRPPEHATYPRLSPEDLAPPPPPPYHAAASYSAPPASGNPYVSGPAAGSVPPPKNTMDSVKDVLGKMGKRFGEAARKTENTAGNFWQHLKTGPSIADAAMGRVSQITKVIAEGGYEKIFHQTFDVLPEEKLKKPFACYLSTSAGPVMGVLYLSNVKLAFCSDNPLAYKVGDKNEWSYYKVAIPRAQLRSVNPSTSRTNTAEKYIQVVSVDNHEFWFMGFVYYDSAVKHLQEALQEARILQA, encoded by the exons CGTCCCGGCACCCGCCCCCCGGAGCACGCGACGTACCCGAGGCTCTCGCCGGAGGACCTGgccccgccgccccctcccccgtaCCACGCCGCCGCGTCCTACTCCGCGCCGCCAGCCTCCGGCAACCCCTACGTCTCCGGCCCCGCCGCCGGCTCCGTGCCGCCTCCCAAGA ACACCATGGACTCGGTGAAGGACGTGCTGGGGAAGATGGGGAAGAGGTTCGGCGAGGCCGCCCGCAAGACGGAGAACACCGCCGGCAACttctggcagcacc TGAAAACTGGACCCAGTATTGCTGATGCAGCAATGGGCAGGGTCTCCCAGATCACCAAAGTCATAGCAGAAGGTGGATATGAGAAAATCTTCCATCAAACGTTCGATGTCCTCCCTGAAGAAAAACTCAAGAAGCCATTCGCATGTTATCTCTCAACCTCTGCTGGTCCTGTTATGGGTGTGCTCTACCTGTCCAATGTCAAGTTGGCCTTTTGTAGTGATAACCCACTTGCCTACAAGGTTGGGGATAAAAATGAGTGGAGCTATTACAAG GTTGCCATCCCGCGAGCCCAGCTGAGGTCCGTTAATCCTTCGACGAGCAGAACAAACACAGCTGAGAAATACATCCAGGTGGTCTCGGTCGATAATCACGAGTTTTGGTTCATGGGCTTTGTGTACTATGACAGTGCTGTAAAGCACCTGCAGGAAGCACTCCAGGAGGCCCGTATTTTG